One window of the Salvia miltiorrhiza cultivar Shanhuang (shh) chromosome 6, IMPLAD_Smil_shh, whole genome shotgun sequence genome contains the following:
- the LOC130990744 gene encoding uncharacterized protein LOC130990744, translated as MTMQMKFEWHHHDAPSYGVDQDLNDDVAHHHYHDKVNHEIQPFHIIGRGVPKSNDSTARKLRWLRSQIIGGSAELKTPFGRRRLTYADHTASGRSLHYIENYITTKLLPFYGNTHTSDSHVGYHTTTMVHEATNYVKRCLGGGEEDSIIYCGSGSTAAIKRLQEVMGIVVPSILRERVLKCLSKEERWVVLVGPYEHHSNLLSWRQSLAEVVEIGLDHRGHIDMEALREKLSFYMNEKRKILGSFSACSNVTGIITDTRAVARLLHQYGAFAFFDFAASGPYTKMEMRSCKTDGYDAIFLSPHKFVGGPGTPGILLMSNILYQLGSSAPSTCGGGTVDYVNDLDEKDTIYVDNIEEREDAGTPQNIQKVRTSLAFWIKEYIGYNAIDKLEKSYIQRALQRFTPNPNILILGNANVKRQSILSFLIYSSSSNNTRGKPLNGSFVAKLLNDLFGIQARGGCACAAPYGHRLLNLNHHHSLALRSFVKQGYGGVKPGWTRVSFPYYMAQEEVEFILASIEFIAMYGQRFMSLYHFSWKKGSWTFMENINSHKDQYGLSLQSMIRPFNMKQNVALRYTNYLETAKRIATLLPKFPPQRETPQDIDVDLVPFRV; from the exons ATGACCATGCAGATGAAATTTGAATGGCATCATCATGATGCTCCAAGTTACGGAGTTGATCAAGATCTCAACGATGATGTTGCCCATCATCATTATCATGATAAAGTCAACCATGAGATTCAGCCATTTCATATTATTGGTAGAGGCGTGCCAAAAAGCAACGACTCCACTGCAAGGAAACTCAGGTGGTTGCGCTCTCAAATCATCGGCGGCTCAGCTGAACTCAAAACTCCCTTTGGGCGGCGCCGCCTCACTTACGCCGATCACACCGCTTCCGGTCGCTCCCTCCACTACATCGAGAACTATATCACAACCAAATTACTTCCCTTTTATG GCAACACGCACACGAGCGATAGCCACGTGGGATACCATACGACAACAATGGTGCACGAGGCGACGAACTACGTGAAGAGATGCTTAGGCGGCGGCGAAGAAGACTCCATAATATACTGTGGGTCGGGCTCGACAGCGGCGATCAAACGCCTCCAAGAAGTGATGGGAATCGTCGTTCCCTCAATTCTAAGGGAGAGGGTTCTAAAATGCTTAAGCAAGGAAGAGAGGTGGGTGGTTTTGGTAGGCCCCTATGAGCACCATTCCAACCTCCTCTCATGGCGGCAGAGCCTGGCCGAAGTGGTGGAGATCGGCCTCGACCACCGCGGCCACATCGACATGGAGGCTTTGCGGGAAAAACTTAGTTTCTACATGAATGAAAAACGAAAAATTTTGGGCTCTTTCTCTGCTTGTAGCAACGTCACCGGAATTATCACTGACACCCGTGCCGTCGCTCGCCTCCTTCACCAATACGGAGCGTTTGCATTTTTCGACTTTGCTGCGAG CGGACCGTACACGAAGATGGAGATGAGATCGTGCAAAACAGATGGATACGATGCAATATTTTTGAGCCCACATAAGTTTGTGGGAGGTCCAGGTACCCCGGGGATACTATTGATGAGCAACATCCTTTACCAGCTTGGTTCATCAGCTCCATCAACTTGTGGGGGTGGAACTGTTGATTATGTTAATGATTTGGATGAAAAG GACACCATATATGTAGACAACATAGAAGAAAGAGAAGACGCTGGAACTCCACAAAACATCCAAAAAGTAAGAACTAGCTTAGCTTTCTGGATCAAAGAATACATAGGTTACAATGCCATTGACAAACTAGAGAAGAGCTACATACAAAGAGCTCTGCAACGATTCACTCCCAATCCCAACATTTTGATATTAGGTAACGCCAATGTGAAGAGACAATCCATCTTGTCTTTTCTCATATACTCGTCTTCTTCAAACAACACTAGAGGAAAGCCGCTCAATGGCTCCTTCGTCGCCAAGCTTCTCAACGACCTCTTTGGCATTCAAGCCCGTGGGGGCTGCGCTTGTGCCGCCCCTTACGGCCACCGCCTACTTAATCTTAACCACCACCACTCGCTTGCCTTGAGATCCTTCGTCAAACAG GGATATGGTGGAGTAAAGCCAGGATGGACAAGAGTGAGCTTCCCATACTACATGGCGCAGGAAGAAGTGGAATTCATTCTAGCATCCATCGAATTCATAGCTATGTATGGCCAGAGATTTATGAGTTTATACCATTTCAGCTGGAAAAAGGGGTCTTGGACTTTTATGGAAAACATTAACTCACACAAAGATCAATACGGCTTATCTTTACAATCTATGATCAGGCCATTCAACATGAAACAAAATGTGGCCTTGAGATACACGAATTATCTGGAAACTGCAAAACGCATTGCCACCCTTTTGCCCAAATTTCCACCTCAAAGAGAAACTCCACAAGATATAGATGTTGATCTTGTGCCTTTTCGAgtttaa